A genomic segment from Mustela lutreola isolate mMusLut2 chromosome 15, mMusLut2.pri, whole genome shotgun sequence encodes:
- the DUSP14 gene encoding dual specificity protein phosphatase 14, which produces MSSRGHSTLPRTLMAPRMISEGDVGGIAQITSSLFLGRGSVASNRHLLQARGITCIVNATIEIPNFNWPQFEYVKVPLADMPHAPIGLYFDTVADKIHSVSRKHGATLVHCAAGVSRSATLCIAYLMKCHSVCLLEAYNWVKARRPVIRPNVGFWRQLIDYERQLFGKSTVKMVQTPYGIVPDVYEKESRHLMPYWGL; this is translated from the coding sequence ATGAGCTCCAGAGGTCACAGCACACTTCCACGGACTCTAATGGCCCCTCGGATGATTTCTGAGGGTGATGTAGGAGGCATCGCTCAAAttacctcctctctcttcctgggcAGAGGCAGTGTGGCCTCCAACCGGCACCTCCTTCAGGCTCGTGGCATCACCTGCATCGTTAATGCTACCATCGAGATCCCCAACTTCAACTGGCCCCAGTTTGAGTATGTTAAAGTGCCTCTGGCTGACATGCCTCATGCCCCCATTGGACTGTACTTTGACACGGTGGCCGACAAGATCCACAGCGTGAGCAGGAAGCACGGGGCCACGCTGGTGCACTGTGCCGCAGGGGTGAGCCGCTCGGCCACTCTCTGCATCGCTTACCTGATGAAATGCCACAGTGTGTGCCTGCTGGAGGCCTACAACTGGGTGAAGGCCCGCAGGCCTGTCATCAGGCCCAACGTAGGTTTCTGGAGGCAGCTGATAGACTACGAGCGCCAGCTCTTTGGGAAGTCGACAGTTAAAATGGTACAGACGCCTTATGGCATAGTTCCAGACGTTTATGAGAAAGAGTCCCGACACCTGATGCCTTACTGGGGGCTATAA